A single window of Silurus meridionalis isolate SWU-2019-XX chromosome 11, ASM1480568v1, whole genome shotgun sequence DNA harbors:
- the nlgn2b gene encoding neuroligin-2b encodes MCLPFNSGRRRPLSRPRRKWDTCLVWLLGLALRLALSSCQRSDYSASKHPIVSTSYGKIRGIRKELNNEILGPVEQYLGVPYATAPIGDRRFQPPEAPGAWHDIRNATRLPPVCPQNVHGALPEIMMPVWFTENLDAAATYLQDQSEDCLYLNIYVPTEDGPLTKKPDESATNRPRDEDIRDRRKKPVMLFIHGGSYMEGAGSMFDASVLAAYGNVIVVTMNYRLGVLGFLSTGDQAAKGNYGLLDQIQALRWLNENIGHFGGDHERITIFGSGAGASCVNLLILSHHSEGLFQRAIAQSGSAISSWSVNYRPLMYSKILAKKVGCSFGDTAAMVSCLRRKSFRELVDQDIQPARYHIAFGPVVDGDVVPDYPEILMQQGEFLNYDILLGVNQGEGLKFVDDSEGEDGISAATFDYTISNFVDNLYGYPSDILRETIKFMYTDWADRDNADMRRKTLLALFTDHQWVGPAVATAKLHAEFQSPVYFYTFHHHCQMEGRPEWADAAHGDEIPYVFGVPMVGATDLFPCNFSKNDVMLSAVVMTYWTNFAKTGDPNIPVPQDTKFIHTKPNRFEEVVWTKFSSKDKQYLHIGLKPRVRDNYRANKVAFWLELVPHLHTLHKEWIRPSSATHLPPPGGVPHRPGWKNPALNPNHPGTRQPSVSSTYPPDTDLEPEGSERPRLSPFPEQARDYSTELSVTVAVGASLLFLNVLAFAALYYKRDKRHEMMLLQQRRRHRRLSPQRGAAGASIPSTAIAVGNDLEEELMSLRMKQQRAELDLEPLRCPPDYTLALRRAPDDVPLMMPISAMHAFNTYPPAPGHTPNPGPAPGSSSSSVHTNNALPHQHSTTRV; translated from the exons CGTGGCATCCGCAAAGAGCTGAATAATGAGATCCTGGGCCCTGTGGAACAGTACCTCGGCGTTCCCTACGCCACGGCGCCCATCGGAGATCGCCGATTTCAGCCTCCCGAAGCTCCTGGAGCTTGGCATGACATCCGGAACGCCACGCGACTCCCGCCTGTGTGCCCTCAGAACGTCCACGGAGCACTGCCCGAAATCATGATGCCTGTGTGGTTTACCGAGAACCTGGATGCTGCCGCGACATACCTGCAGGATCAGAGCGAGGACTGTCTCTACCTCAACATCTACGTCCCCACTGAGGATG gtCCTCTCACTAAAAAACCTGACGAGTCTGCGACGAACAGACCGAGGGACGAAG atATCCGAGATCGACGGAAGAAGCCGGTTATGTTGTTCATCCACGGTGGCTCGTATATGGAGGGAGCAGGCAGCATGTTCGACGCGAGTGTCCTTGCTGCCTACGGCAACGTCATCGTTGTCACCATGAACTACAGGCTGGGGGTTCTGG GTTTCCTGAGCACAGGCGATCAGGCGGCAAAAGGGAACTATGGCCTGCTGGATCAAATCCAGGCTCTGCGCTGGCTGAACGAGAACATCGGCCATTTTGGAGGTGACCACGAGAGGATCACCATCTTTGGCTCAGGTGCCGGAGCGTCCTGCGTCAACTTACTCATTTTGTCACATCACTCTGAAG GTCTGTTCCAGAGAGCGATAGCCCAGAGCGGCTCTGCCATCTCCAGTTGGTCTGTGAACTACCGCCCGCTCATGTACTCCAAGATCCTGGCCAAGAAGGTGGGCTGCAGCTTCGGGGACACAGCCGCCATGGTCAGCTGTCTGAGAAGGAAAAGCTTCCGAGAGCTGGTGGATCAGGATATTCAGCCTGCACGCTATCACATTGCTTTTGGACCTGTGGTAGATGGAGATGTGGTTCCTGACTACCCTGAGATCCTCATGCAGCAG GGAGAGTTCCTAAACTACGACATCTTGTTGGGGGTGAATCAAGGAGAAGGTCTAAAGTTTGTGGATGATAGTGAAGGAGAAGATGGAATTTCAGCTGCCACTTTTGACTACACGATATCTAACTTTGTGGACAACCTTTACGGATACCCAAGTG ATATCCTTCGTGAGACCATCAAGTTCATGTACACCGACTGGGCTGATCGTGATAACGCCGATATGAGGAGGAAGACTCTGCTTGCACTCTTTACAGACCACCAGTGGGTGGGGCCAGCAGTGGCCACAGCCAAGTTGCATGCCGAGTTCCAGTCGCCAGTTTACTTCTACACTTTTCACCATCACTGCCAGATGGAGGGGCGTCCCGAGTGGGCAGACGCCGCACATGGAGATGAGATTCCATACGTCTTTGGAGTGCCCATGGTGGGCGCAACCGACCTCTTTCCCTGCAACTTCTCCAAAAATGACGTGATGCTTAGCGCTGTTGTCATGACCTACTGGACCAACTTTGCTAAAACCGG AGACCCAAATATTCCTGTTCCCCAGGACACCAAGTTCATCCACACTAAGCCAAATCGCTTCGAGGAGGTCGTGTGGACTAAATTCAGCTCTAAGGACAAGCAGTACCTTCACATTGGCCTAAAACCACGCGTACGAGACAACTACCGCGCCAACAAGGTGGCCTTCTGGCTAGAGCTGGTGCCACATTTGCACACGCTACACAAGGAGTGGATCCG ccCTTCCAGTGCAACGCACTTACCGCCACCTGGAGGTGTCCCCCACAGACCTGGATGGAAAAATCCGGCCCTGAATCCGAATCATCCCGGCACACGCCAACCCTCCGTTTCCTCCACATACCCACCGGATACAGATTTGGAGCCAGAAGGTTCAGAGCGCCCACGTTTGTCTCCATTCCCAGAGCAAGCACGTGATTACTCGACAGAGCTAAGTGTAACAGTGGCAGTTGGTGCATCTCTACTCTTTCTGAATGTCCTCGCATTTGCCGCGCTCTACTACAAACGTGACAAGCGGCATGAAATGATGCTACTGCAACAGAGGCGACGCCATCGACGTCTCTCACCTCAGCGTGGCGCTGCTGGTGCCTCAATTCCTTCGACAGCCATTGCTGTGGGCAACGACCTGGAAGAGGAGCTCATGTCCCTGAGGATGAAGCAGCAGAGAGCTGAGTTGGACCTAGAGCCACTTAGATGCCCGCCAGATTACACACTGGCACTAAGGAGGGCACCTGATGATGTGCCACTCATGATGCCCATTAGCGCCATGCACGCCTTTAATACATACCCCCCTGCTCCTGGCCACACCCCGAATCCAGGCCCCGCCCCTGGTTCCAGCTCTAGCTCTGTGCATACCAACAATGCTTTGCCCCATCAGCACTCAACCACTCGTGTATAG